In Cervus elaphus chromosome 3, mCerEla1.1, whole genome shotgun sequence, the genomic stretch GGGATACACCAGTGGTCTTTCCTTGCTGTGTATGATGTTCTTTCTGATTGTGGTAGGTATACTTTTCCTTTAAAGCTAGAGATTGTTTTTCTAAGCCCTGTCACATTATTCATTCtaacaaatgcaaaataatatattttcaggTGATTTTCAAGAAATTTCAGATTCCTTGTCCTGCGGAAATTGCTTTTCTAGTTAATGAAACAGTAAACGGCAGCTTAGCACAGCCAGCAGCTTTTGTGGGTTTTAATAGGACTGAAAGTGATTCTTGCCAACCACGTTATTTTATCTTCAACTCACAGGTAACTataatcattttgttttcaaagaaagaTTTTAGGGAAGAAAACAGGGAAGATAAGCCACTGGAAGTTTTAACACTCCCAAGATAAAGGGAGATGAGGTAATAGCTTCCTCTTTAGGAAACATGGTTATTAGCTCATTATTGAGGACTGAGAAGAAAGTGTTGGTTTGTATCTTAAAGTAGATTGAAAGATGAAAAGATCATCTTGTCTCAGTAACTGCCACATTCGGAAGTGAGAACGTTCGTCACACCTAGTGAACAAATTAGAAGAGCTAATTAGGCAAGAAAACATTTTAAGCTTTGATTTCTAAGATTAATGAGTATAAAATGTAAGTTGCAAGAACTGTGATATCACATGAGTTTATTACATCAGGATGTTAAgaagatttttactttttttcgcAGACTGTCTATGCTGTGCCAATTCTGACCTTCTCATTTGTCTGTCATCCTGCTATTCTTCCTATTTATGAAGAGCTTAAAGGGTGAGCACTTTAGCaacttttatataaattaattggaaaagctggaaaaataatagTTACTGCTATAACTACTGCTCtaacatgtatgtgtgttttcctttGAATTTGCACAGCCGCAGCCGTAGAAGAATGATGAATGTGTCCAAGATTTCCTTTTTCGCTATGTTTCTCATGTACCTGCTTGCTGCCCTCTTTGGATACCTGACATTTTACGGTAAATAATGTCTAGTTTGCAAAAAGGACACTTAAGAAATGAAGTTCTTACTTTGTATGTTATAGTTCTGTCACTTTAAAAGCTCACTCTGTTTGAGTATATTTCATATTTGTGATGAGCAATTGAACCTAGAGTTTAGAATTTCCTGTAGTGTATATTGAATCAGTAATTTCTAGAGTACAGACTCCAAAATCCACCGTTAGCCATATGATGGCATTTTTATATGTGATGTGCTTGCACCTAGGTTCATCCTGACTCTCCTCTCCCATTCCCTTCAGATTATACAACACACACGCAGACTGTAAGCCAAACCATGGGATTTAGCTATTTAgctcttgttgtttttaatgggGGTCATGTGGCTAAATCTCTCCTAGGTATTTAGAAAAATTTTCCTTCAATGTTATTTTAATTGCATTAACCCTAATTCCGAATTAATCTTATTAGCCTCTTAGTTTATAGTCGTTTTGTGAGTAGCTAATAACTTCGGTGCAGATAATAGCTGTAAGTTAGATTTTCTAACTAATCTCCAGAGAGAACAGCACACAtgaagcattttttctttttttttgtctttctctatagAACACGTTGAGTCAGAATTGCTCCATACCTACTCTTCTGTCATGGAGACTGACATTCTGCTTCTCATTGTCCGCTTGGCTGTGTTGATGGCTGTCACCCTGACAGTACCAGTAGTTATTTTCCCAGTAAGTGATCATCTGCTCTCTTTTCCATAGGAAGGGGTTGTTAGACATGAAGATTTGTGAGATTTTCATGTTCTGTGAGAAGGAAGACACGACTACAGCAACATCAAGGGTTTTTggtttttgaaagttttttttttttttttaatgttttgtccATCTTTAAAATACATCTTGGGATCTTTTCCCCATAATTCAGGATATAATGATCTTTCTAATGCTTAGATGTTTAGGAAAAGAGCAGTAGAGGAGGGGTACACTTTAGGTATTTAAATAGCTACTCATTTAGGTATATTTCCTGTTGTTTGTCACTCTTTTTTCATTGATTAAAGCTgcaatttttatttctccacttaTTTTTTGCAGATCCGGAGTTCCATCACTCATTTGCTGTGTGCATCGAAGGAGTTCAGTTGGTGGCGTCATAGTGTCATCACAGTGTCTATCTTGGTGTTTACCAATTTGCTTGTCATCTTTGTACCAAATATTAGGGATATCTTTGGTTTCATTGGTAAGTTTTAGGAAGTAACAAAGTTGATTGAAATATCAGGAGTTTTACAGTTAAAAAAGGAATAACAAGTGATTCATTGAATTCTTAAGAAATAGTCAATGCTGTTTTTACAGGTGCATCTGCGGCTGCTatgttgatttttattcttccatCTGCGTTCTATATCAAGTTAGTGAAGAAAGAATCTATGAAGTCTGTACAAAAGATTGGGGTGAGTGAGAGTTTATGACCAGAATAAGAAGAATAATAATAGTCTAATGCCAGAAGTTCCTCAACTGATTGTAATTTTAGTCTCTTAAATGTAATTTATTgtagtttcatttttagtttCTGATAAATATACCTATAACTGTGTACTTCACAGATGGAAgaatgggggaggaggggaggtgggagatggtttGCCTTCTGATATGTATTCTTAAGTTTATTGCAAGAAAGTTACTAGATACTTTAGAAACAGGAATAGAGGTTAAAAGTAACTTTGACCACCTGCTCTGTGACAGGCACTTAAATGGGCCTGGAGTGtttaaaagaggagaaaatggcgTATTTAGTCAAATGAGACCATTTTCAAAGCAAAGCTCAAGTGGGGTCAGGGGGTTATTACACTGTAAAGTATAATTATAACAACTGATTTTACAAAGATTATGATATGTTAACCACAAATGATCCTGGTGGGAATACTTAGAAGAAAGACTGCATTTCAGTCCTTTTTCTCCACTACTGTTGTCTGACTGAAGTACTAGAAATGCTTATGAACCAACAactgttattttgttttactgGTGCAGTAATTGAAGAGTAGAATTAGAGTAGACCTACTCATGTCTTTCAGAAAAACCTCCAGCTTCAGCTCAGGCTgcatttttaagataatttagaTTTGATTTTATAAGTtaagatttttcccttttttttttttttttcccccaccatttagatttttcccttttaaaaaatgcaaaaataccaTTCCAGTTCTGTTGCGTGCAATAGTTTATTTAGTAAAGGAagattatttactttttcttttgataCAAAGGAATGAGAAGGGAAAGTTTGGGAAGATTTTAAAGATACAGTAACATAGTATTATATAGATAACCCCTTGATCattcagtggcttcccttgtggctcagatcataaagagtcttcctgtaatgcaggagacctgggttccatccctgggttaggaagatcccctggagaaggaaatggcaacccgctccagtattcttgcctggaaaatcccatggacggaggagcctggaaggctacaatccacggggtcacagagtcagacacaactgagtgactttacttattTACTTTGATCATTCAAGACAGTTCAGCGAGCGAAACTGTAGCTCTGTGAAGTAATACGGACACACTTAGGAATTTATTGTATGTGCTAATTCACTCGGTTCTGTtcagctctttgggacccattGACTATTGCTCACCAGTGCAAATCCtgtgtccatggatttctccaggcaagagtactggagtgggttgccgtttcctactctaggggatcttcccaacccaggaatcaaacccacatctcttgtgtctcctgcattggcaggtgggttctttaccactagcgccacctgggaggccctttaGAAATTATAAGCCCATTCTTTAAAAGTAGAAGAATATTTAGCACATATGTCTTGTGGCTTGCTGATCTGTTTTCTCTGCTCATTGCAGGCTATGTTCTTCCTGCTAAGTGGCATAGTGGTGATGACCGGAAGCATGGCCTTGATTGTGTTGGATTGGGTCCACAATGCCCCGGGAGGTGGCCATTAACCACCACCTCTAAAACTCCACAATAGTCCGTTTGATGCCAGTGTTGAGTCCACAGCTCTCAACTACTATGAAATTTCACCTAATGTTTTCAGTTTCACTTCCTTTTGAAGTGCAGATTCCTCGCTGGTTCTTCTGAGTGCAGAATAAGTGaactcttgttttgttttgttttgttcttaaagaaactattctgtatggtAGAAATGGATATTAACACCAAACCACGAGTCTCGGGTTATCGGAAGTGACAATTTTATTCCATTCCAGAGAATGGACGAACTCTTAACTTTAATCAAGCCACATGTTTGGCTGTGTCATTGTTTAACTtggatattttatgattttacttGAATGTGCCTAATGGAACCATTCGATGTGAGAAacaattctttttaatttacagCAAAGTATTGAAATAATCATTGAGAAAAACACTATTAATTTTTTGTACCAAAAATATTCAAAGACCTCAGaagcactattttattttttaaaaattgctttttttgaACTTTATCCAAAAGCAATTGTCAATGAATTCcatgaaaaaaatcattgttatttaaaaacaattactAGTAGTATTATGAAATGATTTGCCTTTTTGTAGGCATACTAagccaaatacttttttttatccaaaataatttttagagaaaatgatataatgaaaaattatacTGTAATTAGGAGCATTTTCCATTCAGACTTTACCTTTAAAGGACAATTGGTTGATTGTGGCTACACCAAATCAGGTGAACTCTGTTCATCACTTTTCTTCTCTATCCCcaaatatttttgttcatttacacTCTGAAATATTTATGGCTTCAGTCTATTAGAATGGAAGATAATGCAGGTATTTCTGTGGGaaataaaataactaattttGAGGTACCAAATAGTGCAATTGGGTAAAACAGGGTTTATTCAGTTGCATCTGCCTCCAGAGTTGGGTTGACAGCTCTGGAATTTTTTGGGCCAGCCCTTTTTTGGCATTGCTTCCAGAAGTGGAAAATGGGCATTTGATGGCTGTAGGCCAAAACTGTTCTATCCAGAGAGGACAACTTTTCATATGGCTCATCTGCTATGGAAGTGTGAATTACTTGACAATGTATGGTTTAGTTGTGTTCATGTTTTGTCTACAGTAGAGGTCTAATCCATAGGTTACACCTATATTTGGTATAAGTTCTCTTCATATAGGCCACTGGGTTTCTCATGcagtaagctttttaaaaaaactcatgtGCACTGGATTGTCATCTCATTCTTGTACAACGTAGAAGTACTTGTTTACATCCAACAAATGGTTAGCTAGGGAAAACAGTGCACCCTGAGTGTAACTATTGGTCCGACTGCATGATCACCCTTCCATTTCAACCCCAGTTAGAAGTGAAAAAATTACTTGGCTTTAAGAGCACATTTATTGTACGTCATGGTGTATGGTGAATATGTTATTAAATAATGTGGTACTTTGCTCGTTAGGCATAATGTCTAAAATCTAATACACATAATTCCATTAGTGGTTGAGGGAAGCAAATAATGGAATCATCAATTGGTCACCTGACTGTAAGGTTGTTCTCTTGAACTTAACATTTTTAGTTTTAGGCAAGGGCCAGAAATGTGGCAGACATGATTTTTGTTACGCATTCTTGTATTATATGTGACTCAGTTGCAGACAAGATGTGTCTGTAGTCAGAGACCCTTGTGGAACTGAACTGGAAGACGTCTTGTAGTGCTCCATTGGGTGAAACCAATggtccatttttgtttgtttctacaaAAATGAAAGTGGGGACCACCTCGAAAGGCAGTGAGAAGACGGACTCTACAGCACTGCTTTCATTCAGTTGGGCTTTCGGCACTCCATTCGAATCCAGAGCCTCACCTCTAGCTCAGACCAAGAATTGGCACTTCTGCTTGAACTCCTGGAAAGAATCGCTGGTTTTGTATCTTAAGACTTGCCTGGGAATACCTCTACAGTTTACATCCTTTTATTTGGGAGAAAATACCGAGGcaaccaggaagaaatgaaaaaaaaaaattcaatgtggAAGGTTCCTCCAGTCCCTTGGCTATTTGAGGTTCCAAATCAACTGCCAAGGGTAAATTTCATTGCATGATTTTCTTGGAGCTATCTTTGTCTACCTGGAGGTTCCTAAACAGTGAATTCCCAGTAATGAGCAGTCTTCAGTATTAAAACCACTGTCTTGTCACCTCATTTTGCATTACTGTCTTCCGTGGATGTTTCAGTTATAACTAATGTTATTTATAGAACAGCATTAATCCATTAAAGCTAAcctatttttcaatatttatgaTAATCTTATGTACATACAGTGTCTGTCCATATGTATTTGTAAATAGGTTGTATATAATGTCAGGTTTGGGTCTTGGGTTGAAATGTATATATCCTTATAAGTTTCTTAACTGCATTTTGATGAATTCACACTATGTATCTATAAGAATTGTCCCAAAACTACCTGTACAGAGATTTCAATAAACAAATTGACAAATTGTGTAAACACTAAAAATTTAGAATACTGTTAAAATTGTATTTGCAATAAACAGAATACATGAAcaacatttttttcatgaaaacttGGTGCAAGTTCAGAtctcttaaattttaaataaggtctaaattttcaaaatgtagctattaaaatatattaaaacatgaTCTAGTGTAATGAAATCAAATATG encodes the following:
- the SLC38A2 gene encoding sodium-coupled neutral amino acid transporter 2 isoform X2 — translated: MQMWILKTRTFYLNRTWGRRSMKLTLILLTFVSIFSLYSVHLLLKTANEGGSLLYEQLGHKAFGMVGKLTASGSITMQNIGAMSSYLFIVKYELPLVIQALMNIEDTNGLWYLNGDYLVLLVSLVLILPLSLLRNLGYLGYTSGLSLLCMMFFLIVVIFKKFQIPCPAEIAFLVNETVNGSLAQPAAFVGFNRTESDSCQPRYFIFNSQTVYAVPILTFSFVCHPAILPIYEELKGRSRRRMMNVSKISFFAMFLMYLLAALFGYLTFYEHVESELLHTYSSVMETDILLLIVRLAVLMAVTLTVPVVIFPIRSSITHLLCASKEFSWWRHSVITVSILVFTNLLVIFVPNIRDIFGFIGASAAAMLIFILPSAFYIKLVKKESMKSVQKIGAMFFLLSGIVVMTGSMALIVLDWVHNAPGGGH
- the SLC38A2 gene encoding sodium-coupled neutral amino acid transporter 2 isoform X1, whose protein sequence is MKKAEMGRFSISPDEDSSSYSSNSDFNYSYPTKQAALKSHYADVDPENQNFLLESNVGKKKYETDFHPGTTSFGMSVFNLSNAIVGSGILGLSYAMANTGIALFIILLTFVSIFSLYSVHLLLKTANEGGSLLYEQLGHKAFGMVGKLTASGSITMQNIGAMSSYLFIVKYELPLVIQALMNIEDTNGLWYLNGDYLVLLVSLVLILPLSLLRNLGYLGYTSGLSLLCMMFFLIVVIFKKFQIPCPAEIAFLVNETVNGSLAQPAAFVGFNRTESDSCQPRYFIFNSQTVYAVPILTFSFVCHPAILPIYEELKGRSRRRMMNVSKISFFAMFLMYLLAALFGYLTFYEHVESELLHTYSSVMETDILLLIVRLAVLMAVTLTVPVVIFPIRSSITHLLCASKEFSWWRHSVITVSILVFTNLLVIFVPNIRDIFGFIGASAAAMLIFILPSAFYIKLVKKESMKSVQKIGAMFFLLSGIVVMTGSMALIVLDWVHNAPGGGH